The sequence below is a genomic window from Zymoseptoria tritici IPO323 chromosome 13, whole genome shotgun sequence.
TAAGCGCATGCGCCAGCTATCTTCAATGCACACCTTGACTCTTGAGGCCATTCCAAGCAGAGACGTTGGCCTGACAATGCAGAACCAGAGTCTGTCGTCCAGAGCTTCTGAACACTCACATACCATGGCCTTGGAACAATACACGCAAGGCTAGCAGAGGCGTCTTGTTAGCCACAAGGCGGGTATAGACTGTTACGAAGCCGCGCATCGAAGTCAGGAACGTCTTCCGAGCTTCTTATTCAGCTTGGTAGGGTGACCTTCTAGCATTGCGATTTACGCGATCAGTGCATGTCCTGATGAGTAGGGCGGCATATTGGTAGGTCGACTTTTGAGAAATACACCCAGCCTACCGTGCGGGCCCTTCAATCACGAACCCTATCTATCAGTATATGGTTCAGGACCAGAACTGAACCTCAACACAGCAACGAGTCAAGGCCATCGAGTCTTGCTCTGCTATCTCTCGCTGATGATCAGTATCACCTGCGGCACAGCAAGCCCACTTCCATCCCAAGGCAGACGATAGTCACGAGACATCCTGACCTTAAGGACTTTCCTCTTCAGACGTAGCGTGAAGGATGTGAAGGAAGCGCGTCCAACACCACATCCTGTCCGCGAGCTGTTGGCGACgctgcatcttcttccttctgcCGTTCACTGCAAGCGACGTACGACTATCGAACTTGCACCTCGGTACAAGTTGACCATTCTCCTCTACCTCCGTGCCTCCGCTCCAACTGCACCACGCAACCTAGACTCGGATGGCATAGATTGTGCGGTCCAAGCCTGGGGGCAGTCATCCTGCTGCTTGAGCTCTACAGGAGATAtacacatcctcctcgagctAACTCTGCGTTCTCCGGCGCGGACACCGGCGTTCGACACCTGCGGTGCATTTTGAGCGGCATCAAGGAGGTATCGTGAGTCTGGTGTGGCGATTACAGAACGGCGTTGCCGACGAGAACTTTTCGGAGTGGTGGGGTCCGAAAAGGAAGCTTTTTGGCCATCAACGCCACAAGCATTTGCCAACGAAGTGCAAAGCTTTCGCCCTGTCCTCGAAGCCTTCGCTGCCATCGCTGCACGCTTCGCGGAGAGAGAAAACGGCTCTGTAGCATACGTACGACCTTGACGCTTGCCAAACGATGGCTCGATGGGATGTTGCAATCCTGCTGGCGACTGACCACAGCTAATCCTACCGGTTGGTATGGACGACATGGCTATCAATGCCATATCTGAGTGGTATAAACTGCAAGACAAACCGGTTCCCTGACTCTCTCCCCGTTCCAGGAAAGGAAGCTGAGCACGTTGAAGCACGTGCAAGAGTGGATCCGAGAATACGAGCTCTCCAAATCGGAGCACGCCGAGAGCGTTCCATGCGGTGGAGACTCGGCTTACAAGCGTGTTTCCTCGCGATGGCCCGAAGGGTGATATCTTTGCGAATTTCCCAACGCAGGACCATTGGAAATTGTATTGCTGTGCCGCCGGCGTCGAGGCCATCGACGAGTTGCTCTTATCGCATTTGACCGCAGCTAGCCGTGTATAAAGCCGCAGGCTCGATGCTCCTCGACGCTTGATAGACAGCTGCCACGGATCGCGTTTCGCCCTCATGGCGCAAGTTGGTTGGCATGCCTTCGTCGTGGGATGCATAGAGTTCAGTCCGCTCATCAGGGCTGTTTGCGGGGAAGCAAGACGAGACAAGCAAATCTGGTGGCGGATATCGTGAACCGCCAAAGACCAATCGTGGGCACAGTCTTGAACGCACTCTTTGCCTTTCTTGGGGGTTCACCGGCGTACCCGATGGAGGAAATCTTGGCATACTGTCAAGCATGTCGCTTACTTCTGTATGCATTTCGCGGGATGTGGACAGGTTTGTGTAATGGTCTCAGACTTCGAATAGCAGAATCGCCGTACGAGCTGCTGTCCGTTCCCAGAGTCTGCAAAGTACAGCGTAGTCGTATGGCCGCGTACAATCGACCGTCTTCATCCCGGCTCGTACGAAGCACGACGTGCCCGCGGAGGTTGTACGTAAAATGGCAAGTGATCTCGCCAAGTGTAGGATCACTTGGCGCCAAGTTGAACACGATGTGGCGGCTATCGTCTGCAACAGCTCTCCATCCGGGCACTGGACTACGGAGTCGCGGCTGAAAGAAGGAAGGACGAAGCTATGCTCCTCTCCAAGATAGTCCCGCCACTGACATATCGGATAACGCCTCGGTCGAACCAACTCTCCCATTCGTTCGACTTCCGGCTCTTATCGAGCCCTACCAGCAAAATTTGCCAGAGCGGACGGCGTCGCGATAGAGCCGTATATACTAGCATAGCCTGTCTGCCACGAGGTCGTAGTTTGGACGCTTGCTGGGGCCGTCGTTCGCATGGATTTCATGGATGCAAAACATGTTCGTGAAGCCATGCCGCACCGCAGAACCTAGCAGCGACCTGCCTGCCCTATCCAGCCTTCTTGCCGCCCACAAAATCCAACCAAGCTGTCCCCGCGAAAGACGAGATGGGCGGAACTTGCCCATATTGGGAAGGTGATAAGACCTTCCACCGAGCTTCTATGGCATAGGATTGGCCGCTAAGGCTGCTTGAGTGGTCGGTCTGGAGCTAGTCCAATCGCGAAAGCTAAGGATCGTCGGTGCTCAGGGTTCCATCGGCTGCAAATGCAACTTTGACCTTCGTGCGGCAGGGGTCCAGATTGTACCATGTCCGGTCGTAATCACAGCATAAGTAAGTCGTGCCCTCCCTGTTCTTCGATCTCGCGAGCTATCGTCCCGTTTCTTGTCATCTTTAGACACCAGACACAGCCATGGCGAACGTCAACGAAGTGATCGATCGTCAGATCGACCCTATGGGCCACATCAACCCAGATGTATGTCTTTCCCACTGGCAAAGCGGTGTGTGTTCCCGAAGCTGACAGCATCTCCAGGTCCCTCCATTGACCGAGAAGACGAATGTCTTCAACGTTCACACGGACGCCGATGGCAACCGGTCCTCCGGATCCGAGCGGAACTTCGATGAGAAGGCCGTCCACAACTACGTGGGCGAGCTCGAGAAGGATGACTTCAGCGAGGAGTACCACATCCAGGATCCCTTCACACCATTCGAGGATCTGCCAGATGAGCGCAAGGTTATTGTCACTATTCGTGCCCTCCTTGTCGGTTCCATCTGTGGTGCCCTGGTCAACGCCTCGAACGTCTACCTCGGTCTCAAGACTGGTTGGACATTCGGTGCCTCTCTTTTCGGAGCTATCATTGGATTCGCTGTTTTGAAGCCTCTTGGCCGTGCTCTCCCAGAGAAGTTTCCAATTTTCGGTGGAGGTAAGCATTTGGTCAACATCAGTGGCATGCCCGAAACTTTGTTAACGCCCTCTGCTTCCAGACTTCGGTCCCCGTGAGAACAACATTGTCCAGACTGTTGCGACCGCTGCCGGTGGTCTGAGCAGTGTGTTCATCTCCGGTATCCCTGCGCTGTACCAGCTTGGTCTCCTCGAGACTCCTAAGGAGGACTTCAGCCGTCTCATCACCCTGACCATCGGTAAGAAACCCGAAACCCGTATATATCGACTTCTTGCTGACCGAAATCTCAGTCGGGGCTTACTTTGGGTGGGCGCCATATCCTGTCCTTGTTGCGTTCGACACCTAGCTGACAATTTTAGATTCACCATGTCCACTCCTCTCCGCAAGTTCTTCATCATCTACGTCGCCCGCGAGTTGAAGTTGATCTTCCCGACGCCTGCCGCGACCGCCATGACCATCCGTGCTATGCACATGGCCGCCACTGGCGAGAACATCGCCAAGCTGAAGATGCGTGCTCTTGGTATTGCTTTCTCCGGCGCTCTCGTCCTTCGTGTTGTCTCCCAGTACGCCACTGGTATCATCTGGGACTGGCACTTCTTCACCTGGATCTACATCTGGCAAGGATATAAGGGCAACGCTCTTGCTGCTGAGTCCTGGGGCTGGGTCCTTGAGTGGACTCCCGCTTTCATCGGTGCCGGAATGCTCGTTGGACCCAACCCGGCCGTGTCCTTCTACGCCGGATCCGTTCTCGCCTGGGGTATCATCGGACCATGCCTCGTTCACTACGGAGCAGCTTTCGGTCGTCAGCCATACGCCGATCCAGAGCTTGGTATGGAGAAGTGGGCACCTCTCACCAACTTCAACTCTCTCGGTCTTGCGGCTTCCAACAAGGAGACTCCAAGCCCTCGTTTCTGGCTTCTGTGGCCTGGTGTTCTGATGATGATTGTCGTCTCCTTTGTTGAGCTTGGTCTCCAGTACAAGGTTTTCGTCCACGTCAGCAAGGCCATCTACCGCGGTACCTGCGCCGGCATGAATAAGGCCATGACCAAGATGGGCAAGCCTCAACCTGGCCTCGAGCGCCGTGGACACCAGGAGACGACCAACCTTGTCGAGGACTTCGCCGAGGACAGCCAGCTCGTCAAATGGTGGATGTGGGCACCTCTCCTCGTTTTGGTCGTTATCATGACGTGCGTCGTCATGGCCGTCCAATTCGATATGCCAGTGGGCATGTCTATCCTGTCCATCTTCctggccttcttcttctctctcctCGCCGTTCAGTGCGCTGGTGTGACTGACATCACTCCCCTTACCGCAGCCTCGAAGGCTTCTCAGATCGTCCTCGGCGGCGCCACCAAGGGAGAAGGCTGGGCTCCTCGTCGTGCTCAGAAGCTCAACTTGCTCGGTGGTTCTTTGGCCTCGATCGGTGCCAACCAGGCCTCCGACTTGGTCGGTGACTTCCGTGTTGGGTTCCTTCTCAAGACCAGCCCCAAGCAGCAGTGGCTGGCTCAAGGTCTCGGAACACTCGTGGCTTGCTTCTTGGCTCCGGCTCTTTTCATCCTTTTCGCTCAGGCCTACCCATGTATCTTGGATCCAGAGGCCGAGACCTGCCCTTTCAGCGCTCCATCGGTCGCTGCTTGGCGTGCGGTCGCTGTCGCCATGACCGACCCAACTTTCCCGGTCCCGACCAGCTCTGGcatcttctccatcatcttTTCTATCTTCGGCGCTGCAATGATCTGTGTGCGTCACTACGCATACAACGGACGcttcgagaagtacaaggcgTACCACCCCAACATGATGTGCATTGGTCTTGCCTTCGTCCTTCCCCAGACCTACTACGGATTGGCCATGATGATGGGTGCTCTTCCGGCCTGGTGGTGGGCCAAGAAGAATCCGAAGAGCTTCGACATTTACGGCTATGCGATTGCAGCAGGGCTCATCGCAGGAGAGGGTATCGGTGGTGTCGTCAATGCTGTGTTCCAGATCGCTGGCATTGCTGGCCCGGATCCATATGGCACCCAGATTGGCTGCCCAGCTTTGTCGTGTTAAGCTTGAAGGTTGCTGTATGTAACGAATGTAATGAAGAGGAATTCCTTCCAATTATTCGTCTCCAGGTGTTCCATCAAGTTAGCATGACGCCATATCAAGCCTACATGTACGTTGCCACGACACCTTACCCAGGCATACAAGTACACTGGCAAGTCGGCATATATATCCGTACATGTGCTCTGGCATGCCACCGTAAAAAGAATGTACATGTCCATTGGCAGGGCCGCATTCTGAGGCGTACTGGTAGGTTGGCATAACGCCTTGTTGGCATGTCCAAGTACGCCGCCATGCCAGCTTGCTAAGCAGTGCAGTTACATTAGCATGGCACCTTATCAAGGCATTCAGGGAAGTCAGCATACCTCTTGTATTGACCGACAGCAATGCCTTTCACATGCGCCTCGTAAAGCTCGTATGACTAGCGCCGAAATTTTGGCCTCGCCGAATTGACGAGGTGACGTTGAAACGGACCTTGCACCTCAGACCGCACCTCCTTCATCTACATCACGTCAGTCTCGACATCGATCGATGGCTCCAGACACTGTCATCGGCGCATACTCATCCTGGTCTTGCAACATAAAATTGCGCGGAGGCTCGACACTTTCATCCTCCCAAGCGCATCTCTTCGACTTTCCAGACAGCCACGCCCGACCGCCAATGCTTCAGTGCTCGTTGTAAAGTAGGTCACCTCCGTAGCAAACTCGAGGAACCCGATGGCCTATTCAAGCAGCATCAATCCAAGAAGAACGGTACACGTTGAGAGTCGCTCATTGAGCGACATAGCCCTGGGTCACCGAGACAAAGCATTTGCCTTCTGGAATGGCAAGAATCAAGATGAAAACAAAGGGTTGTCCCTTCCCAAGTACCAGGCAGCATCTTATTACACGTCCTCTAAGCCTCCGGTCCTCCAGTGGCATGCCGTGCGTGGAACGACgaaagccgaagccgaactCCGCATGTGGCTGCCTGATCTCGAACGGTGATTCGAACTCCGATAAGAACGTCGGCACCGAAGTGGCATGCTGTTTATGCTCATGCAGCTTGTAGGACATGGGTGATCGACGGACGACTGCTGTGGCCTTCGACAATCCTCCAATGCGAGAACGATCTCAGTCCGCCAAATCACGATCTTGCTGAGCCCTGAAATCGCTCACGCCAAGCCATATTCAGAAGTTGACACAAACATCCGAGAGACCTTGAATAGGCACAGACGACACCGCGGGCCACATCTTCCGCGCCAAGGTATAGTATGTCGTGGAACTTTCGACCGACGAATTGACCACGTCTCGATTCCGACACCGCAACTTGGCCTGGTGGCGTCGCTCGGCTGCCTCCACAGCGAGCCAGCAGCAAGGAAGCAGTGCCTTTTGGGCATCCGTCGATCTATTGGTCATGGAATTGCTATCGTTGATCTCAACTCCGAGATTGTAATTGTCTGTCCAGTGCCTCATGATGGCGACGAACATGGGTCACGCTTGACCAGTTCCATATCTCTTCCATCCCGCGGGCAAGGCAGATTTCCAGTCCGTCTTCAAGCGATGTACACCATCTGATATGGCATTCTGCTAGACGGTCTGTACCTAATTCTGGTAAGTCTAACTTTAGTTGCACAACCTGTCAGCCTGCGCTGCTAACTTGTCTTTACATGAGATTGGCCTGTCCTTCTGACCCACCCGGCCTGACCATTGGCATGTCCTAGTAACTTACTGATACATGCTATCAGCCTGTTAAGCTCGGCACAGCAATTGACATAGTCGGCTACCTTGCTTTCATGCTACAAACCTGTCCTGCTAAcctttctctcttctctgCCAGCATCCTTCCTTCACGTGCATGTACACTGTGCAGCGGCCTCCCGCTCGATCTACCCTTTCAGACATTCATCCCACGGTCTCTCGGCCAGGGTCCCTCACACGGTCACGAAAGCCACGCCTGTGCAGGCTCAGATCCCTGCTCAGATCTTTCCTCCGACCCTCGCAAGGCCAGCAGAAGTCGTTGATCTCACCGGTTTGAAGAGGAATGCTGCCGCAAGTCTCCGCAGCACTCGACCAGACTCGCCCTACGACTTGACCCTCTAGGGACCTACGATCGGAGTCGGGTTGCACGTTGCTGGCGCTCTGGCCTACTCAGGTGCCGTAGCGGACAGAGCTGGTTACCGGTTGAAGATGGTGTCTTACCAATACCAACCTATCCCCGTGGAGGCAATACCAAATATACCACTGGTATAATGTCAACTTACTAGCGAGTGCAACAACAGCGTCTGCTTGGCTCTTCATCGTCTCGGAAGTTGTCTGTCCGACTGGAATTCCAAGCACTGGTACTCTTCCTGCTCGCTGGAAGATCCAAAGGCCCCTTTCGTCGTGAAGAGTCAAGCTCACTGCTCAACTTCAAGAACATGGCATCGTCTGTGCCACGTTCGATCGATCTGTACTTCGATCAGGGCATGGTCGCATGGTGACGTTCCTCGTGCTCGAATCAACATGCTCGTCTATCTGACTTCCCGGCTTTGGTTTCAACGCTTGACTGAGACGATGCATACTCGTGAACGATCGACATAACATGATTACGACCCTCTCACATCAACGCCCTCCCCCCATCAACCGGCAACTCAATCCCCGTGATAAACCCCGCCTCCTCACTCGCCAACCAAGCCGCCGCATTCCCCACATCCTCCGGTCGACAAATCCTCCCCAACGGAATCCCCTTCGTCACCACCGCCCGTCCCTCCGCCGAGTCCATACCTCCCAACACCGGAACCACCATCCCCGTATCCGCCAACACTGGACAAATCGCATTACACCGAACGTTGAAAGGAGCAAGTTCGGCCGCGAGACCTTTCGTGATGGCGGATACGGCGCCTTTGGAGCCGGCGTACCAGACGAGATTggggcgagggcgaggcgcggagatggaggagatgttgaTGAAGACGCCGGAGTGCTGGGCGGTGAAGATGGGGCGGGCGGCAGCGAGGGAGTGGTAGAGGGGTGTGATGTTGGTGGTCATTATGCGGTCGTATTCGGATTGGGGGACTTTGTGCGATGGCTACATATCATCgtcatcagcagcagcagcagcagcaatgcctcgtcttcatccGCGCACAACGAACAATGCGGCAGACTTACAGCACTAGTATGCACCACCCCAGCATTATTCACCACCACATCCAATCCTCCAAACGTCTCCACCGCCATCTTTACTGCGGCAAGCCAGTGCGCTTCATTCGTGACGTCGCCGACATACAGCGCTACGCTGTCTTTGGGCAGGGAAGTCGCGACGCGTTCGCCAGCGGCGGCGTCGATCTCGAAAATCACGACGCGAGCGCCTTCGATCACGAATTTGCGGACGATGCCTTCGCCTAGACccatgccgccgccggtTATGAGGGCGACTTTGGGGTGGAGGCGGCCGGATTGGgggagggagaaggaggacaTTGTTGGTGGGgggggagggagagggtgtCTCTTTTTTTTTTGGAGAGGACAGTTTTGAGGGGTAGAGGAACAGTAGAGACGGGGTCGTAGAGACGATGAATAGAGTGGAAAGCAATTCACACTCACACTGTGCCGATATTtttgttgatgatgagggGCTCGTTGTTACTTACTCCGCCTCTGCTGTCGTCTCAGCTGAGGTTACTTGAATAAGGGAGagcttcgaggaggagaagctctCCACCGGGACGTCGTCGACCCCGCAGCCAATGCCTGGCTCCTTCTTTCCGTACCTCTCGAGTTTGCATGAGCTCATGGTGATGAACCTGGAAAGTATGATGGACATCGACACAGCGACTGTCCACCGGTGTCCATCTATATTGCAGTGCTGGACGGGCACGCCGCACGATCGAGTCGATGGAAGCTGCAGAAGTGGAGACTGGTGGCCAAACCTCCTTCCTATTCCAGGCAGCGGACGACTCCGCACCAGCGAAATTAGCTGGGTTGGTTTCAGAGCTCTAAGACTAGATCGTCCATTGTGCTACCTCTTACCGTGTGGATTGCCGCTTTtcaggtgaggtgaggtcgactTGCCTGTACATAGCCAAGTATTCAAGGCCCAAAAAGTTGGTCGTAAGATGGATGACTCCTGCAAAGGGGCAGGGTTGGCAGGGATAGTTCTATGGACATGCTGTGATGGGACTTTCTTGGTGACGACTGGAACTATATGTAGATCATATGCCGGCCACCATGTTCCGGAGCCGGGTTCAGCCTCATCCGGTTCTGCGACTTGAGTCTATGTCCTTTTATGCGACTCATATCGACCATCGACCATCTCCTCGACATTCCAACCATCAGCCAGCATCGACGCCAATAGTAACACCATCAAACTTCGCCTTGTACCTGAATCCCTACATCTATAGTGCGACCGACCAACTTTAAACATCAGCTCTCCTCCCCCCCTCGACCGGAGATTGGAGATTACCTCATtacagcagcaacaaccgCTGGGCTTGCTCGAACTCAGACTCCGCCCACCTGCGTCTTCCCACTCTCACACCACCAACCCGACACACAATCGCGATCAGGacgtctctctctctcaccCTCACTACTGCCGCGACCCGTCTCCCGCGCCCCGACGACCACCTTTCCCTCTCCCGACTCCGAATCCCCACGTCCCTGGTGCGCGTTGCCAGTACCAGTACCAGTACCTCGACTCGACGACCAGACTTCGCACCTCAACGACGTCCACATACACATTCATTCGCACGACGCGCACAACAATCTTTTTACGAAGTTCGACCATCATGCCGGCGCTTTGTGGTGGTAGCAAGACGGTGCAGCGGAAATTGGTGTTGCTGTAGGTGGAATATACCCTCTCTCTCCGCAGGTCTCGGGATGCGCCTGGCCGAGACATTGGTCGGGTTTCGCAAGAACGGAGAAACACAAGACACTTGCATTCGCATGGACAACACAGCTGACACCTCATTCTTTTGACGATGTAGTGGTGACGGAGCCTGCGGCAAGACCTCCCTGCTCAACGTCTTCACGCGCGGATACTTTCCGACTGTATAGTGAGTCTCGCTCAACAAGACCTCCCTCCGCGCAAAGCGAGCCAGCAAGACTGACACatatcctcctccctcacacAGCGAACCCACCGTCTTCGAAAACTACGTCCACgacatcttcatcgacaaCGTCCACGTCGAACTCTCCCTCTGGGACACGGCGGGCCAAGAAGAATTCGACCGTCTCCGCTCCCTCTCCTACGATGACACGCACGCCATCATGCTGTGTTTCAGCGTCGACTCGCCCGACAGCTTGGAGAACGTGGAGTCCAAGTGGGTGGGCGAAATAGCGGAGAATTGTCCGGATGTGAGACTCGTGTTGGTCGCGCTGAAGTGTGACTTGAGGGAGGTGGGGaaagacgatgacgagggTGGAGCGGAAGGAGGGGTGAAGAGGGAGTGTATTGATTATAAGCAGGGGCTGGCGGTTGCGGAGAAGATTAAGGCGTTGAGGTATCTTGGTAAGTTGGACTACTACCTTGGAAGACTGTGGATAACTGTGGAGGGTTCGGAGAGGAATTATTGCTGACATTTGTGGGATGCGACAGAATGCTCAGCGATGAAGAACCGCGGCGTCAACGAAGCGTTTACAGAAGCCGCGCGCGTGGCACTACAGGTCAAAAACGTCAAGGGCGACAAGTCGGCGGAGGGATGCTGCAATATCATGTAAAGACGGCCGACGCATTGAGGTCCACGACGGAGGAGGCTCgcgatgaagaaggaggcaGACGAGGAAAATTGCAGACGAGGAAAGATGCAGACGAGGAAAGATGTGGCCACGATGAAGGAGGAAGACTGAAAGCAGGAGGAGACAACGACCACGACAACGTGAAGAGCGGGACGACTGAATATCACAGTCGTTCATGCGTAGACCGGACAGAGAAAGAGAGGTAGGGAGAGAGAGCGAAGAGTGGGAGAGCGAT
It includes:
- the MgOPT8 gene encoding oligopeptide transporter (Oligopeptide transporter superfamily protein (Pfam: PF03169) with 13 predicted transmembrane regions.), which translates into the protein MANVNEVIDRQIDPMGHINPDVPPLTEKTNVFNVHTDADGNRSSGSERNFDEKAVHNYVGELEKDDFSEEYHIQDPFTPFEDLPDERKVIVTIRALLVGSICGALVNASNVYLGLKTGWTFGASLFGAIIGFAVLKPLGRALPEKFPIFGGDFGPRENNIVQTVATAAGGLSSVFISGIPALYQLGLLETPKEDFSRLITLTIVGAYFGFTMSTPLRKFFIIYVARELKLIFPTPAATAMTIRAMHMAATGENIAKLKMRALGIAFSGALVLRVVSQYATGIIWDWHFFTWIYIWQGYKGNALAAESWGWVLEWTPAFIGAGMLVGPNPAVSFYAGSVLAWGIIGPCLVHYGAAFGRQPYADPELGMEKWAPLTNFNSLGLAASNKETPSPRFWLLWPGVLMMIVVSFVELGLQYKVFVHVSKAIYRGTCAGMNKAMTKMGKPQPGLERRGHQETTNLVEDFAEDSQLVKWWMWAPLLVLVVIMTCVVMAVQFDMPVGMSILSIFLAFFFSLLAVQCAGVTDITPLTAASKASQIVLGGATKGEGWAPRRAQKLNLLGGSLASIGANQASDLVGDFRVGFLLKTSPKQQWLAQGLGTLVACFLAPALFILFAQAYPCILDPEAETCPFSAPSVAAWRAVAVAMTDPTFPVPTSSGIFSIIFSIFGAAMICVRHYAYNGRFEKYKAYHPNMMCIGLAFVLPQTYYGLAMMMGALPAWWWAKKNPKSFDIYGYAIAAGLIAGEGIGGVVNAVFQIAGIAGPDPYGTQIGCPALSC
- the MgRho3 gene encoding ras small GTPase (Ras small GTPase) — its product is MPALCGGSKTVQRKLVLLGDGACGKTSLLNVFTRGYFPTVYEPTVFENYVHDIFIDNVHVELSLWDTAGQEEFDRLRSLSYDDTHAIMLCFSVDSPDSLENVESKWVGEIAENCPDVRLVLVALKCDLREVGKDDDEGGAEGGVKRECIDYKQGLAVAEKIKALRYLECSAMKNRGVNEAFTEAARVALQVK